A genomic stretch from Longimicrobium sp. includes:
- a CDS encoding type II toxin-antitoxin system RelE/ParE family toxin gives MKPVRWHRIAIEEARLAAEYYRSQREGLDERFSAALAASTALLEQFPALGAPVHRHYRRVVVHRFPYSLIYREHSKFLRVVAVVHHKLDPASWIGR, from the coding sequence TTGAAGCCGGTCCGGTGGCATCGGATCGCAATCGAAGAAGCAAGGCTGGCGGCGGAGTACTACCGGTCCCAGCGCGAGGGGCTCGACGAGCGGTTTTCCGCAGCCCTCGCTGCGTCCACCGCGCTGCTCGAGCAGTTTCCCGCCCTCGGAGCGCCCGTGCACAGACATTACCGGCGTGTTGTCGTGCACCGCTTTCCGTACAGCCTGATTTACCGCGAGCACAGCAAATTCCTGCGCGTGGTCGCCGTCGTGCACCACAAGCTTGATCCGGCCAGCTGGATCGGCCGGTAA